One genomic region from Myripristis murdjan chromosome 7, fMyrMur1.1, whole genome shotgun sequence encodes:
- the LOC115361929 gene encoding rhodopsin, whose amino-acid sequence MNGTEGPYFYIPMSNATGIVRSPYEYPQYYLVYPAAYAVLGAYMFFLIIFGFPVNFLTLYVTIEHKKLRTPLNYILLNLAVADLFMVIGGFTTTIYTSMHGYFVLGRLGCNLEGFSATLGGMIGLWSLVVLAVERWVVVCKPMSNFRFGENHAIMGVTLTWVMGLACTVPPLVGWSRYIPEGMQCSCGIDYYTRAEGFNNESYVIYMFVGHFLIPLVVIFFCYGRLLCAVKEAAAAQQESETTQRAEREVTRMVILMVIGFLVCWLPYASVAWYIFTHQGSEFGPLFMTIPAFFAKSSSIYNPVIYICMNKQFRQCMLTTLFCGKNPFEEEEGASSTKTEASSASSSSVSPA is encoded by the coding sequence ATGAACGGCACAGAGGGACCTTATTTTTACATCCCTATGTCTAATGCGACTGGGATTGTCCGGAGTCCCTATGAATATCCTCAGTACTACCTTGTCTACCCAGCGGCTTATGCTGTCCTGGGTGCCTACATGTTCTTCCTCATCATTTTTGGCTTCCCCGTCAACTTCCTGACCCTGTATGTCACCATCGAACACAAGAAGCTGAGGACCCCTCTAAACTACATCCTGCTGAACCTGGCGGTGGCCGACTTGTTCATGGTGATTGGAGGATTCACGACCACGATTTACACCTCTATGCATGGCTACTTTGTCCTAGGTCGTCTTGGCTGCAACCTCGAAGGATTCTCTGCTACCTTGGGTGGTATGATCGGTCTCTGGTCTCTTGTTGTTCTGGCTGTTGAAAGGTGGGTGGTCGTCTGCAAGCCCATGAGCAACTTCCGCTTCGGAGAGAACCACGCCATCATGGGTGTAACCCTGACCTGGGTTATGGGTTTGGCTTGCACCGTTCCCCCTCTGGTTGGCTGGTCCCGTTACATTCCTGAAGGCATGCAGTGCTCATGTGGAATCGACTACTACACACGTGCAGAGGGTTTCAACAATGAATCCTATGTCATATATATGTTCGTGGGCCACTTTTTAATTCCACTGGTTGTGATCTTCTTCTGCTATGGCCGTCTGCTCTGCGCCGTCAAAGAGGCTGCTGCCGCCCAGCAGGAGTCTGAGACCACCCAGAGGGCTGAGAGGGAAGTGACCCGCATGGTTATTCTCATGGTCATCGGCTTCCTGGTATGTTGGTTGCCCTATGCTAGCGTGGCCTGGTACATCTTCACACACCAGGGCAGTGAGTTCGGACCACTCTTCATGACCATTCCGGCCTTCTTTGCCAAGAGCTCTTCCATCTACAACCCAGTGATCTACATCTGCATGAACAAGCAGTTCCGTCAGTGCATGCTCACCACCCTGTTCTGCGGGAAGAATCCCttcgaggaggaggagggagcatcTTCTACCAAGACCGAGGCCTCCTCTGCATCTTCCAGCTCTGTGTCTCCGGCATAA